From Spirosoma aerolatum, one genomic window encodes:
- a CDS encoding AAA family ATPase produces the protein MIPIKLSIQGLYSYQDVQTIDFQRLTSSNVFGIFGRVGSGKTSLLEAISFALYGETERLNSRDNRQYNMMNLKSNHLLIDFEFQAGPQQQLYKFVYEARRHPKKHHEINPGERRLFVRQENDWQPLGNEKEDVSVMTRQILGLDYDNFKRTIIIPQNQFREFLELSPVERTKMMNQLFKLDQYDLSGRVSKLNKANDDQLAELRGLLAPLETVTPESITLAENHIASTLDAVRAKEVEIDQLESVERKLVQAQSQTQTLMNLQRELGVLQTQEATYQRLRQTIALYETCRLVFQSDLVNLRKLQDKQTGLLQAEKKTAEQLSELTGQLVGFQSVYEATKKAYEGRGHLQKQIDELDTVQTIRTVQEAVALQQRNRQHIVGQLEQVQEAIEQHKTNRKKHQALTEGLFGQTSELERLYQIEKWFAVYKPLKQQADDLDKQYADYEATINEIKQRKDTSLLSFPAEWGRFTLKTLPAQIDSELVRLKSARRAHEKAYQNAFVQQELSQFTESLTEGAPCPLCGSEHHPIRHQSRTKPNMEAIRQLVTESEKTLQSVSQQIDDTTALRLTIEGLEKELRSALENSKRLIQERTAVVQRLTEHEDAFIWTDFDKRQESDLTDAIRLQSDQQKQLQEAQKAIQELTKQIESLEATKWEEEQHLNAFDKEIAGLNGQLKTAVESLENFRLAEVQQWDLGQITDLRDSLINAYEQTKSNFETADKQKADAEKRQATLTEQHQQVAHQLTELVTDIREIEAVIAQNLVKQNLTRDVVEQVLQSTVDIDQERSRINEYDKKCAGLRKQITDLESGLAESPFDPVALQTVQTQLQALHKQKDNLNKEIGQLTNVLTTLKRQWTEKQEHQKRYDLLDLRKHDLKKMDEMFRAQGFVNYVSSVYLKNLCESANDRFFKLTNNQLKLELDEKNNFQVRDYLNGGEVRSVKTLSGGQTFQAALSLALALSDNIQHLTKAKQNLFFLDEGFGTLDKDSLQTVFKTLKSLRSENRIVGIISHVEELQQEVDTYIRAEATENGSRIIRSWEE, from the coding sequence ATGATTCCTATTAAACTGTCGATCCAGGGCCTTTATTCGTATCAGGACGTACAGACCATTGATTTTCAACGTCTGACCAGTTCCAATGTCTTTGGCATATTCGGGCGGGTGGGCAGCGGCAAAACATCGCTTCTGGAAGCCATCAGCTTTGCCTTATATGGCGAAACCGAACGACTGAACAGCCGCGACAACCGTCAGTATAATATGATGAACCTGAAGTCGAATCACCTACTGATCGATTTTGAGTTCCAGGCTGGCCCTCAGCAGCAGTTGTATAAGTTTGTTTATGAAGCCAGGCGGCATCCTAAAAAACACCACGAAATCAATCCTGGTGAACGACGCCTGTTTGTCCGTCAGGAGAACGACTGGCAACCCCTGGGCAATGAAAAGGAAGACGTTTCGGTAATGACCCGGCAGATTCTGGGCCTCGACTACGATAATTTCAAACGGACAATCATTATTCCGCAAAACCAGTTTCGGGAGTTTCTGGAACTTAGCCCAGTCGAGCGAACCAAAATGATGAACCAGTTATTTAAACTGGATCAATACGATTTGTCGGGACGAGTTAGCAAACTCAATAAAGCCAACGACGATCAACTCGCCGAATTACGTGGGTTGCTGGCTCCGCTGGAAACCGTTACGCCCGAATCGATTACGCTGGCAGAGAATCATATTGCTTCGACGCTGGATGCTGTCCGAGCCAAAGAAGTCGAAATTGATCAGCTAGAATCGGTTGAACGAAAGCTGGTGCAGGCGCAATCCCAGACGCAGACACTGATGAATCTGCAACGCGAACTGGGAGTTCTGCAAACTCAGGAAGCTACTTATCAACGCCTTCGGCAAACTATTGCGCTGTACGAAACCTGCCGACTGGTATTCCAAAGTGATTTGGTTAATCTGCGAAAATTGCAGGACAAACAAACAGGTCTATTACAGGCTGAAAAGAAAACGGCAGAGCAACTCTCGGAATTGACGGGCCAGTTAGTGGGGTTTCAATCGGTGTACGAAGCGACGAAAAAAGCGTATGAAGGTCGTGGCCATTTGCAAAAGCAGATTGATGAACTCGACACGGTACAAACCATACGAACGGTTCAGGAAGCGGTTGCGCTCCAGCAGCGCAACCGTCAGCACATTGTCGGTCAGCTTGAACAGGTACAGGAAGCCATTGAGCAGCATAAAACCAATCGAAAAAAGCATCAGGCACTCACCGAAGGGCTGTTTGGGCAAACATCCGAATTGGAGCGGCTTTATCAGATTGAAAAATGGTTTGCTGTTTACAAGCCTTTAAAGCAACAAGCCGATGACTTAGACAAGCAGTATGCCGACTACGAAGCTACGATCAATGAGATCAAACAACGAAAAGATACGTCTCTACTGAGCTTCCCCGCCGAATGGGGCCGCTTTACCCTTAAAACGCTCCCGGCACAGATCGATTCGGAACTGGTCCGATTGAAATCGGCCCGGAGAGCGCATGAAAAGGCTTATCAGAACGCATTCGTTCAACAGGAGTTAAGCCAGTTTACCGAGTCGTTGACCGAAGGGGCTCCCTGCCCACTTTGTGGTTCCGAACATCACCCCATTCGGCATCAGTCCCGCACAAAGCCTAACATGGAAGCAATTCGGCAACTGGTAACCGAAAGCGAAAAAACACTCCAGTCAGTCAGTCAGCAGATTGACGACACGACGGCGTTACGGCTCACAATCGAAGGATTGGAAAAAGAGCTGCGTAGTGCTCTGGAAAATAGTAAACGATTGATTCAGGAGCGAACCGCCGTGGTGCAGCGACTGACCGAACACGAAGATGCCTTTATCTGGACCGACTTTGATAAACGCCAAGAATCTGACCTGACGGATGCCATTCGGCTGCAAAGTGACCAGCAAAAGCAATTGCAGGAAGCGCAGAAGGCTATTCAGGAGTTGACGAAACAGATTGAAAGCCTGGAAGCAACTAAGTGGGAAGAAGAGCAGCATTTAAATGCATTCGACAAAGAGATTGCTGGACTGAACGGGCAGTTGAAAACCGCTGTTGAATCGCTGGAGAATTTTCGGCTGGCCGAAGTACAACAGTGGGATTTAGGCCAGATCACAGACCTGCGCGATTCGCTCATCAACGCCTACGAACAAACGAAAAGTAACTTCGAAACGGCTGATAAGCAGAAAGCCGACGCCGAAAAACGACAGGCGACCTTAACCGAACAACATCAGCAAGTCGCCCATCAATTAACGGAGTTAGTGACCGACATTCGGGAGATCGAGGCTGTTATAGCCCAGAATCTGGTTAAGCAAAACCTTACCCGTGATGTAGTCGAGCAGGTTTTACAGAGTACCGTCGATATCGATCAGGAACGGAGCCGTATTAATGAATACGACAAAAAATGTGCAGGGTTACGAAAACAGATTACCGATCTGGAGAGCGGCCTTGCCGAATCGCCTTTCGATCCGGTAGCCTTACAAACAGTTCAGACTCAGTTACAGGCCCTACACAAACAGAAAGACAATCTGAATAAGGAAATTGGGCAGCTTACCAATGTTCTGACAACCCTGAAACGCCAGTGGACCGAGAAGCAGGAGCACCAGAAACGGTATGATTTGCTAGACCTTCGGAAGCATGATTTAAAGAAGATGGACGAGATGTTCCGGGCGCAGGGATTTGTCAATTATGTTTCGTCGGTATACCTGAAAAACCTCTGCGAATCGGCCAATGATCGGTTTTTCAAGCTGACCAACAACCAACTTAAGCTGGAACTTGACGAGAAAAACAATTTTCAGGTACGCGATTACCTCAACGGGGGCGAAGTGCGAAGTGTAAAAACGCTCTCAGGGGGTCAAACCTTCCAGGCCGCTTTGTCGCTGGCACTGGCGTTATCAGACAATATTCAACACCTGACCAAAGCCAAACAAAACCTCTTCTTTCTGGATGAAGGCTTTGGCACCCTCGATAAAGATTCCCTGCAAACGGTCTTCAAAACCCTGAAGTCACTCCGTTCTGAAAACCGGATTGTGGGTATCATTTCGCACGTAGAGGAGTTACAGCAGGAAGTAGACACCTATATTCGGGCTGAAGCCACGGAAAACGGTAGCCGGATTATTCGAAGCTGGGAGGAATAA
- a CDS encoding metallophosphoesterase family protein produces MKILHTADWHLGKRLQDFQRLQEQRDVLAEIIQIADREQADLVLVAGDLFDTFNPDPKAEDLLYSTLKELTAGGKRTVVAIAGNHDNPDRIEAQDHFGRECGILFAGFPKTVIRSHELSCEAKLLQSAPGFIELKLSQFDPPVRIILTPYANETRMQAYFGMANQDDEFRQRLGHHWTTLADAYMDDKGVNLLMAHLFMMKRGGEQPEESEDERSILQVGGASLTYTDMIPPQVQYAALGHLHRYQELGGGPCPVVYSSSPLAYSFAEADQQKYVVCIDVEPGQPAVVTPIALQTGKRLLRPRFKRVDEAVDWLTQNPNCYAEITLQTPTYLTSEERRQLQQAHTSLVTIIPDVRDMDEPEQVTAPAIDLTQSIESLFANYFKSRNKGQEPNDRLQQLFREILATEPE; encoded by the coding sequence ATGAAAATACTACACACCGCCGATTGGCACCTGGGAAAACGCCTTCAGGATTTCCAGCGGCTTCAGGAACAACGGGATGTTTTGGCGGAAATCATCCAAATCGCCGACCGCGAACAAGCCGATCTGGTTTTAGTTGCTGGTGATTTGTTCGACACCTTCAATCCTGATCCAAAAGCAGAAGACTTATTATATAGTACCCTTAAAGAGTTAACGGCGGGTGGTAAGCGAACTGTTGTCGCTATTGCCGGTAATCATGATAATCCGGATCGGATTGAAGCGCAGGATCATTTCGGCCGGGAATGTGGAATTTTGTTTGCAGGCTTCCCTAAAACTGTAATTCGCTCCCATGAATTAAGCTGCGAGGCTAAATTACTTCAATCGGCTCCGGGCTTTATCGAGTTGAAGCTCTCTCAATTCGATCCGCCGGTACGAATCATTCTGACGCCTTATGCCAATGAAACCCGGATGCAGGCTTATTTCGGCATGGCTAACCAGGATGATGAGTTCCGGCAGCGTTTAGGCCATCATTGGACAACGCTGGCCGACGCGTATATGGACGATAAAGGGGTTAATTTACTCATGGCTCATCTCTTCATGATGAAGCGAGGGGGTGAACAGCCCGAAGAGTCGGAGGATGAGCGCAGCATTTTACAGGTTGGTGGCGCTTCCTTGACCTATACCGATATGATTCCTCCTCAGGTACAGTATGCAGCTTTAGGCCATTTGCACCGGTATCAGGAATTAGGCGGAGGCCCCTGCCCGGTTGTTTATAGTAGTAGTCCACTGGCCTACAGTTTTGCGGAAGCTGATCAGCAGAAGTATGTAGTCTGTATCGATGTGGAGCCTGGGCAACCCGCCGTTGTAACACCCATCGCTTTACAAACGGGCAAGCGACTTTTACGCCCACGGTTTAAACGAGTCGATGAAGCGGTGGACTGGTTGACCCAGAATCCGAACTGCTATGCTGAAATCACGCTGCAAACCCCAACGTACCTGACCAGTGAGGAGCGACGTCAGCTTCAACAGGCGCATACATCCCTGGTGACGATTATTCCGGATGTACGGGATATGGACGAACCTGAACAGGTAACAGCACCTGCCATCGATCTAACGCAAAGTATTGAATCGCTTTTCGCGAATTATTTTAAAAGCCGAAACAAAGGGCAGGAACCCAATGACCGCCTGCAACAATTGTTTCGGGAGATTTTAGCTACCGAACCTGAATGA
- a CDS encoding 2-isopropylmalate synthase — protein MSQRVYIFDTTLRDGEQVPGCQLTTEEKIVVAKELERLGVDIIEAGFPISSPGDFRSVVEISKAVTEPTICALSRAVKGDIDAAGEALKWAKRGRIHTGIGSSDIHIRNKFNSTREKILEQAVAAVKHAKSYVEDVEFYAEDAGRADLAFLAQLTEAVIGAGATVVNIPDTTGYCLPDEYGKKIAYIYEHVSNVHKATISIHCHNDLGLATANTLAGVMNGARQVEVTINGIGERAGNTSLEEVVMAIKVKKELGLYTNIDSTRLYPVSNLVSQMMRMPVQANKAIVGRNAFAHSSGIHQDGFLKHSENYEIMNPQDVGVPKSSIVLTARSGRHALKHRLELLGFRYDKPTLDGIYTRFLDMADIRKEVNDKDLMELVR, from the coding sequence ATGAGCCAACGAGTTTATATTTTCGACACCACCTTGCGCGACGGCGAACAAGTGCCAGGTTGCCAGTTGACCACTGAAGAAAAAATCGTAGTTGCTAAGGAACTAGAACGGCTCGGTGTCGATATTATCGAAGCCGGCTTCCCGATTTCCAGTCCTGGCGACTTTCGGTCAGTTGTCGAGATTTCAAAAGCCGTAACAGAACCTACCATCTGTGCATTAAGCCGGGCCGTTAAAGGTGATATCGACGCGGCTGGAGAGGCACTTAAGTGGGCGAAACGAGGCCGAATTCATACAGGTATTGGCTCATCAGACATTCATATCCGAAATAAATTCAATAGCACCCGGGAGAAAATTCTGGAGCAAGCTGTAGCCGCTGTCAAGCACGCCAAAAGCTATGTGGAAGATGTTGAATTTTACGCCGAAGATGCAGGCCGGGCTGACCTAGCTTTCCTTGCCCAACTGACCGAGGCTGTTATTGGCGCAGGAGCAACAGTCGTTAATATACCCGATACAACAGGGTATTGCCTGCCTGACGAGTACGGAAAGAAGATTGCGTATATCTATGAGCACGTTTCTAACGTACATAAGGCTACCATTTCCATTCACTGTCATAACGATTTAGGATTGGCAACGGCTAATACGCTGGCTGGCGTTATGAATGGTGCTCGTCAGGTAGAAGTCACCATCAATGGAATTGGTGAGCGGGCTGGTAATACCTCGCTCGAAGAAGTCGTTATGGCCATAAAGGTCAAGAAAGAGCTTGGCTTATACACCAATATTGATTCAACTCGGCTATATCCGGTAAGTAACCTTGTATCACAAATGATGCGGATGCCCGTTCAGGCTAATAAAGCCATTGTTGGCCGGAATGCGTTTGCCCATTCATCAGGCATCCACCAGGATGGCTTCCTGAAACATTCTGAGAATTACGAAATCATGAACCCGCAGGATGTGGGGGTACCTAAGTCATCGATTGTACTGACCGCTCGTTCTGGTCGCCACGCCCTCAAGCATCGGCTTGAATTGCTTGGCTTCCGATATGATAAACCTACACTCGATGGTATTTACACCCGCTTCCTGGATATGGCTGATATTCGCAAAGAAGTAAATGATAAAGACCTTATGGAATTAGTTCGCTAA
- the leuB gene encoding 3-isopropylmalate dehydrogenase, with protein MKKHILVVPGDGIGAEVTTVGKQVLETIAQKFGHEFTYDEALIGHVAIEATGSPLPDETLTKMKAADAVLFGAVGHPKYDNDPSAKVRPEQGLLNMRKELGLYANLRPIKLFDELLDASSIKPEILRGADILFFRELTGDVYFGKRERLDDGNTAYDTMIYSKYEVERIVRKAFEAARTRSKKLCSVDKANVLESSRLWREVVQALAPEYPDVTVEHQFIDAAAMLLIKDPKRFDVVVTGNLFGDILTDEASQIAGSMGMLASASVGDLTGVYEPIHGSAHDITGKGIANPLASILSAALLLDISFGLKDEAQAIINAVDAVLKAGYRTRDIANSDTPADKILGTDAMGEQILQQLTA; from the coding sequence ATGAAAAAACACATCCTTGTAGTCCCCGGTGATGGCATTGGGGCCGAAGTAACCACCGTTGGTAAGCAGGTTCTGGAAACAATCGCTCAGAAATTCGGGCATGAATTCACCTACGACGAAGCGTTGATCGGCCACGTTGCTATTGAAGCCACCGGCTCTCCGCTACCCGACGAAACCTTAACCAAAATGAAGGCCGCTGATGCCGTTCTGTTTGGTGCCGTAGGCCATCCTAAATACGATAACGATCCATCCGCCAAAGTTCGGCCCGAACAGGGATTGCTCAACATGCGTAAAGAGTTAGGGCTCTATGCCAATCTGCGCCCTATCAAGCTGTTTGATGAACTGCTGGATGCATCAAGCATTAAGCCCGAAATCCTGCGGGGGGCCGATATTCTGTTCTTTCGGGAATTAACAGGGGACGTTTATTTCGGAAAGCGCGAACGACTTGATGATGGAAACACAGCCTACGACACGATGATCTACAGTAAGTACGAAGTAGAGCGCATTGTTCGGAAAGCTTTTGAAGCTGCTCGCACCCGCAGCAAAAAGTTGTGCTCAGTCGATAAAGCCAATGTGCTCGAAAGCAGTCGTCTATGGCGAGAAGTTGTACAAGCCCTTGCTCCTGAATACCCAGACGTGACGGTTGAACACCAGTTTATCGACGCGGCTGCCATGCTACTTATCAAAGATCCCAAGCGGTTCGATGTGGTCGTAACAGGCAATTTATTTGGCGACATATTGACCGATGAAGCTAGCCAGATAGCTGGTTCGATGGGTATGCTGGCTTCGGCTTCAGTTGGCGATCTGACGGGTGTTTATGAGCCTATTCACGGATCAGCTCACGATATTACAGGTAAAGGTATAGCTAACCCGCTGGCGTCGATTCTTTCGGCAGCATTATTATTGGATATATCGTTTGGCCTGAAAGATGAAGCCCAGGCCATTATTAATGCCGTAGACGCCGTGCTGAAAGCAGGTTATCGCACACGGGATATTGCCAATAGCGACACGCCAGCGGATAAAATTCTGGGAACTGATGCTATGGGTGAGCAAATTCTGCAACAGTTAACGGCCTAA